A single genomic interval of Deltaproteobacteria bacterium harbors:
- a CDS encoding thiolase domain-containing protein (Catalyzes the synthesis of acetoacetyl coenzyme A from two molecules of acetyl coenzyme A. It can also act as a thiolase, catalyzing the reverse reaction and generating two-carbon units from the four-carbon product of fatty acid oxidation) encodes MRPVYMVSGGVSKFEKARPDATFQKMVKEAFDYTMGDVPRLKPSMIDGSVGSYFSDHFTRQLMAGIMATDYLGLCPKPNKRIEGGGATGGLCFQGAWEAVASGRMDVCVAFGFETMSHVQTWKGNEFIALASDVNFDYPVGGFYSGYYAMMVNRHMHEFGTTVEQLAMVSVKNHMNAYANPYAQKRKKLTIQDVRNSTMVAYPLTLLDICVMSDGAAVCILASEEMARKLTDRPVKITGVGTGTDMMRMADRPHGDVILAPNEKKSDYKNLKYPGVHSFRAGRSAGLQAYRMAGITDPKKEIDFVELHDAYTSSEIQTYEDLALCKYGEGGKFVEEGHPFMPQIDYGLKLKKKGTIPVNPSGGLIACGHPVGATGLMQAVFAFWQIQGTIKKHYGFPDLQLKKANRGLIHSHAGTGTYVTVSIMERGW; translated from the coding sequence GTGAGACCTGTCTACATGGTTTCGGGGGGCGTCAGCAAGTTCGAGAAGGCCCGGCCCGACGCGACGTTCCAGAAGATGGTGAAGGAAGCGTTCGATTACACGATGGGTGACGTTCCCCGGCTGAAGCCGTCGATGATCGACGGATCGGTCGGTTCCTATTTCTCTGACCACTTCACCCGGCAGCTAATGGCGGGGATCATGGCCACGGACTACCTTGGCCTTTGCCCCAAGCCGAACAAGCGGATCGAAGGCGGCGGCGCCACCGGGGGGCTCTGCTTCCAGGGCGCGTGGGAGGCGGTCGCTTCCGGAAGGATGGACGTCTGCGTAGCGTTCGGCTTCGAGACGATGTCCCACGTCCAGACGTGGAAGGGGAACGAGTTCATCGCGCTCGCGTCCGACGTGAATTTCGATTACCCCGTAGGCGGCTTCTACTCCGGCTACTACGCCATGATGGTGAACCGCCACATGCACGAGTTCGGCACCACCGTCGAGCAGCTCGCGATGGTGTCGGTGAAGAACCACATGAACGCCTACGCCAACCCGTACGCGCAGAAACGGAAGAAACTGACGATCCAGGACGTCCGCAATTCGACGATGGTGGCCTATCCGCTGACGCTGCTCGACATCTGTGTCATGTCGGACGGAGCGGCGGTCTGCATCCTGGCGAGCGAGGAGATGGCCCGCAAGCTCACGGACCGGCCTGTGAAGATCACCGGCGTGGGGACCGGGACTGACATGATGCGGATGGCGGACCGCCCCCACGGGGATGTCATCCTTGCGCCGAACGAAAAGAAGAGCGACTACAAGAACCTGAAGTATCCGGGGGTACACTCCTTCCGGGCAGGAAGGTCCGCAGGGCTACAGGCCTACCGGATGGCGGGCATCACGGACCCGAAAAAGGAGATCGACTTCGTCGAGCTGCATGACGCCTATACTTCCTCGGAGATCCAGACCTACGAGGACCTGGCCCTCTGCAAATACGGAGAGGGCGGGAAGTTCGTCGAGGAGGGACATCCCTTCATGCCCCAGATCGACTACGGGCTGAAGCTGAAGAAAAAAGGGACTATCCCCGTCAATCCCTCGGGCGGCCTGATCGCCTGCGGCCACCCGGTCGGCGCGACGGGACTCATGCAGGCCGTCTTCGCGTTCTGGCAGATCCAGGGGACCATAAAAAAGCATTACGGATTCCCGGACCTCCAGTTGAAGAAAGCGAACCGGGGACTCATCCACAGCCACGCCGGCACGGGCACCTATGTCACCGTGTCGATCATGGAACGGGGGTGGTAA
- a CDS encoding cobalamin B12-binding domain-containing protein, with product MASAAKRQVAGKNGKPDRKVRILIGKPGLDGHDRGAKIIARALRDAGFEIIYTGLHQTPEMIVNAAAQEDVDGIGLSILSGAHNYLLPRIVSMLKEKKMNDVVVFGGGIIPDEDIPKLRKKGVDRVFTPGTPLQEIVTYVRERVRPRK from the coding sequence ATGGCAAGTGCGGCGAAAAGGCAGGTTGCGGGGAAGAACGGCAAGCCCGACCGAAAGGTGCGGATACTGATCGGGAAGCCCGGGCTGGACGGGCACGACCGGGGCGCCAAGATCATCGCGCGCGCGCTGCGGGACGCCGGTTTCGAGATCATCTACACGGGGCTTCACCAGACGCCCGAGATGATCGTGAACGCCGCAGCCCAGGAGGACGTGGACGGAATCGGGCTCTCCATACTTTCGGGGGCGCACAACTACCTTCTGCCGAGGATCGTCTCCATGCTCAAGGAGAAGAAGATGAACGACGTGGTGGTCTTCGGAGGCGGCATCATCCCGGACGAGGACATTCCGAAGCTGCGCAAGAAGGGAGTCGACCGCGTGTTCACACCCGGAACGCCCCTCCAGGAAATCGTCACGTACGTGCGCGAGAGGGTCCGGCCGAGGAAGTAG
- the miaB gene encoding tRNA (N6-isopentenyl adenosine(37)-C2)-methylthiotransferase MiaB: MSRRVYIETFGCQMNEVDSARMLSLLEKVDYTTASSVAEADLVLLNTCSIREKADQKIYSALGRLRRWKRARHGRIVAVGGCLAQQEGAALTVRAPYVDIVFGTHNISRLPELVRKAENAIPSMETDFTENTAHWDVLPYLPEGASSAMVTIMQGCENYCAYCIVPYVRGKEISRPASGVLEDVRKLADRGVAEVVLLGQNVNSYGKREGEIGFSELVRRMSEVPGIERIRFITSHPRDLGADTIALFSEIEAVCPHLHLPVQSGSDRILADMGRGYTRNGYLKKIDALRRARPGLAFSSDFIVGFPGETEKDFEDTIDLMEEVRFDSAFSFRFSPRAGTRAASMPGAVPAETAGNRLRRLQQLQSRHTCEQLSECVGREMDVLVEGPSLKDETMLCGRTECYKMVNFSPMESRPGPIRRVRIRTAGAHSLSGVEGA, encoded by the coding sequence ATGTCGAGACGGGTGTACATAGAAACGTTCGGCTGCCAGATGAACGAGGTCGACTCCGCGCGAATGCTATCGCTGCTGGAAAAGGTGGATTACACCACCGCCTCCTCCGTCGCGGAGGCCGATCTCGTCCTGCTGAACACTTGCAGCATACGGGAAAAAGCCGACCAGAAGATCTACAGCGCGCTCGGCAGATTGCGAAGGTGGAAAAGGGCGCGGCACGGCAGGATCGTCGCGGTGGGAGGGTGCCTGGCGCAGCAGGAGGGAGCGGCGCTCACGGTGAGGGCTCCCTACGTGGACATCGTCTTCGGGACACACAACATCTCACGGCTTCCGGAACTTGTACGGAAGGCGGAAAATGCGATCCCTTCCATGGAAACCGATTTCACGGAAAACACTGCCCATTGGGATGTCCTGCCGTACCTTCCCGAAGGGGCGTCCAGCGCCATGGTGACCATAATGCAGGGATGCGAGAACTATTGCGCCTATTGCATCGTCCCATATGTGAGAGGGAAGGAGATCAGCCGGCCGGCGTCCGGGGTTCTGGAAGATGTCCGGAAACTCGCCGATCGCGGCGTGGCGGAAGTCGTGCTGCTGGGGCAGAATGTGAACTCGTACGGTAAAAGAGAAGGGGAGATCGGTTTCTCCGAACTGGTGCGCCGGATGTCCGAAGTGCCCGGAATCGAGAGAATCCGTTTCATCACTTCGCATCCGCGCGATCTCGGCGCGGATACGATCGCCCTTTTTTCGGAAATCGAGGCGGTCTGCCCGCACCTGCATCTGCCGGTGCAATCGGGCTCCGACCGGATCCTCGCGGACATGGGGAGAGGATACACACGGAACGGGTATCTGAAAAAGATCGATGCGCTGCGCAGGGCAAGGCCCGGACTCGCATTCTCTTCCGATTTCATTGTCGGTTTCCCGGGCGAAACGGAAAAGGATTTCGAGGACACTATCGATCTGATGGAAGAAGTCCGGTTCGACTCCGCATTCTCTTTCCGGTTCTCCCCGCGGGCCGGGACCCGGGCGGCCTCGATGCCGGGCGCAGTTCCGGCGGAAACGGCGGGGAACCGGCTCCGCAGGCTGCAACAGCTCCAGTCACGGCACACATGCGAACAGCTGTCGGAATGCGTAGGCAGGGAGATGGATGTCCTTGTCGAGGGTCCGAGCCTGAAGGATGAAACGATGCTCTGCGGTCGAACGGAATGCTACAAGATGGTCAACTTTTCACCAATGGAATCCCGGCCGGGACCGATCCGGCGCGTACGGATCCGGACAGCCGGAGCCCATTCCCTTTCGGGAGTGGAAGGAGCCTGA
- a CDS encoding Zn-ribbon domain-containing OB-fold protein — translation MAKIFNKAKKAPRYNPAAKLEEVMTGTTVFNVPFPKDLDALKDMSPIVIKHPYYVEYLHSYGQDSPFFAGLANRKILGTRCPKCDYTYATPRMHCTHCGEETNWVEIPQEGRVHTFTTCYFGSEEFLKETPFHLVLVEFDGVDTLLLARLIGVDGPEDIRIGMKIRAKFRRNSQLKPTDVYFVPVA, via the coding sequence ATGGCGAAGATCTTCAACAAGGCGAAAAAGGCTCCGCGCTACAATCCGGCGGCCAAACTCGAAGAGGTGATGACCGGGACAACGGTGTTCAACGTCCCCTTCCCGAAGGACCTGGACGCGCTGAAAGACATGTCTCCCATAGTCATCAAGCACCCGTACTACGTCGAATACCTCCACTCCTACGGGCAGGATTCCCCGTTCTTCGCGGGCCTTGCGAACAGGAAGATCCTGGGTACCCGCTGCCCGAAATGCGACTACACGTACGCTACGCCAAGGATGCACTGCACTCACTGCGGCGAGGAAACGAACTGGGTGGAAATTCCACAGGAAGGCCGCGTCCACACGTTCACGACGTGCTACTTCGGCAGCGAGGAATTCCTGAAGGAAACCCCGTTCCACCTGGTGCTCGTGGAGTTCGACGGCGTGGACACGCTTCTCCTCGCACGGCTCATCGGCGTCGATGGACCTGAAGACATCAGGATCGGGATGAAGATACGTGCGAAATTCCGCCGGAACTCGCAGTTGAAACCGACGGACGTCTATTTCGTCCCGGTGGCGTAG
- a CDS encoding bifunctional nuclease family protein, with protein sequence MAKEMQVVGITVDPATQSPIVILRDAENNHILPIWIGILEANAIAVGLEKVRLPRPMTHDLFKNVLDTLEIRLVKVEVTDIKDNTYYAELHLDAGGKPMVVDSRPSDAIAIALRLGCPILVHDTVIDKAVRIDASVSSADKDKWTELLEKMDPEDFSKYKM encoded by the coding sequence ATGGCCAAGGAAATGCAGGTCGTCGGAATAACGGTCGATCCCGCCACGCAGTCGCCGATCGTAATATTGCGGGATGCGGAAAACAATCACATACTCCCCATCTGGATCGGCATCCTGGAAGCGAATGCGATCGCCGTCGGGCTGGAAAAGGTGAGGCTTCCAAGGCCCATGACCCACGACCTCTTCAAAAACGTGCTGGACACGCTTGAAATCCGTCTCGTGAAAGTGGAGGTGACCGACATCAAGGACAACACCTACTACGCGGAGCTTCACCTCGACGCCGGGGGGAAGCCCATGGTGGTGGACTCCCGTCCCAGCGACGCGATCGCGATAGCGTTGCGCCTCGGATGTCCTATCCTCGTCCACGATACGGTCATCGATAAAGCGGTGCGAATCGACGCCTCCGTTTCGAGCGCCGACAAGGACAAGTGGACGGAGCTTCTCGAAAAGATGGACCCGGAAGACTTCAGCAAGTACAAGATGTAG
- a CDS encoding methylmalonyl-CoA mutase family protein has translation MYDRKKGSRIAADRKRWEEGSLAKVLRRSPERSSRFSTVSDEEIAALYTPDILGGFDYGKELSFPGDYPYTRGVQPSMYRGRLWTMRQFAGYGTAEDTNRRFKYLLEQGQTGLSTAFHFPTLMGYDSDSQRARGEVGKCGVAIDSLKDMEILFDGIPLDKVTTSMTINGPAAMVFAMYLGVAEKQGVSFDKLGGTIQNDILKEYIAQHAWIFPPEPSMRIITDILGYCSDYVPKWNTISISGYHIREAGSTAVQELAFTLADGIAYVKAGVEAGIPVDKFAPRLSYFFNAHMDFFEEVAKFRAARRMWARIMKERFKAKDENSWKLRFHTQTAGCTLTAQQPLNNVARVALQALSAVLGGTQSLHTNSMDETLALPTEQAATVALRTQQIIAEESGAANTIDPLGGSFFVEKMTEDMEAKAMEYIRKIDDMGGMVAAIKRGYPQREIADAAFHYQRLVDAAEKKIVGVNCYKMDEDLPIPILKIDENVEKKQVERTREVRRKRNTKLVKARIEALKDASLSGANLMPVLLDAFREYATLGEVCDALRETLGTYTDPAMF, from the coding sequence GTGTACGACAGGAAGAAAGGCAGCAGGATTGCAGCAGACAGGAAACGTTGGGAGGAGGGCAGCCTCGCGAAAGTCCTCCGCCGTTCCCCCGAAAGGTCATCACGGTTCTCCACGGTCTCGGACGAAGAGATCGCGGCATTGTATACCCCGGACATCCTGGGGGGGTTCGATTACGGAAAGGAGCTGTCTTTTCCGGGAGACTACCCGTACACCCGCGGCGTCCAGCCGTCGATGTACCGCGGAAGATTGTGGACGATGAGGCAGTTCGCGGGATACGGAACCGCCGAGGACACGAACCGCCGCTTCAAATACCTGCTCGAGCAGGGCCAGACGGGCCTGTCGACCGCATTCCATTTCCCGACACTTATGGGCTACGACTCCGATTCCCAGCGAGCCAGGGGAGAAGTGGGGAAGTGCGGCGTGGCGATCGACTCGCTGAAGGACATGGAAATCCTTTTCGACGGAATCCCGCTCGACAAGGTGACGACTTCGATGACCATCAACGGCCCTGCCGCGATGGTGTTCGCCATGTACCTGGGGGTAGCCGAGAAACAGGGCGTCTCCTTCGATAAACTCGGCGGCACGATACAGAACGACATCCTGAAGGAATACATCGCGCAGCACGCCTGGATCTTTCCGCCCGAGCCTTCGATGAGGATCATCACGGACATTTTGGGTTACTGCTCCGATTACGTTCCGAAGTGGAACACGATCAGCATCAGCGGATACCACATAAGGGAGGCAGGATCGACCGCCGTCCAGGAGCTCGCGTTCACTCTCGCCGACGGGATCGCCTATGTGAAGGCCGGGGTGGAGGCGGGGATCCCAGTGGACAAGTTCGCCCCGCGCCTTTCATATTTCTTCAACGCTCACATGGATTTTTTCGAGGAAGTCGCCAAGTTCAGGGCGGCCCGCCGGATGTGGGCCAGGATCATGAAGGAAAGGTTCAAGGCGAAGGACGAAAACTCCTGGAAACTCAGGTTTCATACACAGACGGCCGGCTGCACATTGACTGCGCAGCAGCCGCTGAACAACGTGGCCCGTGTCGCTCTCCAGGCGCTTTCCGCCGTGCTCGGTGGAACGCAATCCCTGCACACGAATTCCATGGACGAGACGCTGGCGCTTCCGACAGAGCAGGCGGCCACGGTGGCGTTGCGCACACAGCAGATCATAGCTGAGGAATCCGGGGCCGCAAACACGATCGACCCGCTGGGAGGGTCGTTCTTCGTCGAGAAAATGACGGAAGACATGGAAGCGAAAGCGATGGAGTACATACGGAAAATCGACGACATGGGGGGGATGGTCGCCGCTATAAAGCGCGGATATCCCCAGCGCGAGATCGCCGACGCGGCATTCCACTACCAGAGGCTGGTGGATGCGGCTGAAAAGAAGATCGTCGGCGTCAACTGCTACAAGATGGATGAAGATCTTCCTATACCGATCCTGAAGATAGACGAGAACGTGGAAAAGAAGCAGGTCGAGCGGACGCGGGAAGTCCGTCGTAAGAGGAACACGAAGCTTGTCAAGGCGCGCATCGAGGCGTTGAAGGACGCATCGCTGTCGGGAGCTAACCTCATGCCCGTGCTGCTCGACGCATTCCGCGAATATGCGACCCTGGGCGAGGTCTGCGACGCCCTGAGGGAGACTTTGGGAACCTATACCGACCCGGCGATGTTTTAA
- a CDS encoding CoA transferase subunit A — MRKEGNVEYRFEHPDDFRAFVRDRKSRKPADKTCASRDAVSKFVSDGDYIVYDFSSLTRGPQSLIREVIRQKKQDLWIGAEFTLHESALLAGAGCATRIDVGFLGYGNYIGQAVCDGRVKVYEWTNGGLALRILAGARGVPFLPTRDLLGSDNMKVSAAKTIEDPYTGLPVCLVPALNPDVAFIHVHQADIYGNARIFGTNLFALEAAMASHRVIVSAEEIIEPDEFRKDPMRTTIPYFLVDAVVHAPFGAYPGAMPARYEIDLEHVDRLNAIRNDEQMRKYLDENIYGVADHEDFLDKRVGFARMRELRRRATIIEGYR, encoded by the coding sequence ATACGGAAGGAAGGAAACGTAGAGTATCGTTTCGAGCACCCGGACGATTTCCGCGCGTTCGTGCGGGACCGGAAAAGCCGCAAGCCGGCGGACAAGACATGCGCCTCCAGGGACGCGGTGTCGAAGTTCGTCTCCGACGGGGACTATATCGTATACGACTTTTCCAGCCTGACACGCGGCCCGCAGTCCCTCATTCGGGAGGTCATCAGGCAGAAAAAGCAGGACCTGTGGATCGGCGCCGAGTTCACCCTGCACGAATCCGCGCTGCTTGCGGGCGCAGGGTGCGCCACGAGGATCGACGTCGGTTTCCTCGGCTACGGCAATTACATCGGACAAGCCGTGTGCGACGGCCGCGTGAAGGTATACGAATGGACCAACGGCGGGCTGGCGCTGCGGATATTAGCCGGCGCCCGGGGGGTGCCTTTCCTGCCGACGAGAGACCTGTTGGGGTCGGACAACATGAAGGTCTCCGCCGCGAAGACGATCGAAGATCCGTACACCGGGCTGCCGGTTTGCCTCGTTCCCGCGCTGAACCCGGACGTGGCGTTCATACATGTCCACCAGGCGGACATTTACGGCAACGCACGCATCTTCGGCACGAACCTCTTCGCACTGGAAGCGGCGATGGCTTCGCACAGGGTGATCGTCTCGGCGGAGGAGATCATCGAGCCGGATGAATTCCGCAAGGACCCGATGCGCACGACGATCCCGTATTTCCTGGTCGACGCCGTGGTCCACGCCCCGTTCGGAGCCTACCCCGGCGCGATGCCGGCAAGGTACGAGATCGACCTCGAACACGTGGACAGGCTGAACGCGATCAGGAACGACGAACAGATGAGGAAATACCTCGACGAAAACATCTACGGCGTCGCGGACCACGAGGATTTCCTCGACAAGCGCGTCGGGTTCGCACGTATGAGAGAACTCCGCCGACGGGCAACGATTATAGAAGGATACAGATGA
- the meaB gene encoding methylmalonyl Co-A mutase-associated GTPase MeaB translates to MAFSIKDILAGDVRAAARLMRDLDDEIPAAHRALKQLYKHTGKAFILGITGAPGSGKSTLVDGLAELLRKQGKTVGIVCIDPTSPFTGGAILGDRIRMQKHALDEDVFIRSLATRGHLGGLSKSTIDIVNVMDAMGKDVILIETVGVGQDEVEIVKVAHTNLVVVVPGLGDDIQAIKAGILEIADIFVVNKSDREGADKTRRELETMVSMNEYNEGKWVPPVLQTVAPAGTGLPELMEEIGRHRQYVFQEENLGRYMAGKARVELLEILKKKLVEKAVDDLARSNLLDPLLGEIAAKKKDPYSIVEKMIDHSFAFHLLEKTRRNASKGKKT, encoded by the coding sequence ATGGCATTCTCCATCAAGGACATCCTTGCCGGAGACGTCCGGGCCGCGGCGCGGCTAATGCGCGACCTGGACGACGAGATTCCGGCGGCGCACCGGGCGCTGAAGCAACTGTACAAGCACACGGGGAAGGCGTTCATCCTCGGCATCACCGGGGCGCCCGGCTCAGGAAAATCGACGCTCGTTGACGGCCTCGCGGAACTCCTGCGCAAACAGGGGAAGACGGTGGGGATCGTCTGCATCGACCCGACAAGCCCCTTTACGGGCGGGGCGATCCTGGGCGACCGCATCCGTATGCAGAAGCATGCTCTCGACGAAGATGTGTTCATCCGCAGCCTCGCCACACGGGGACACCTCGGAGGGCTGTCCAAGTCAACGATCGACATCGTCAACGTCATGGATGCAATGGGGAAGGACGTTATCCTGATCGAAACCGTCGGGGTGGGTCAGGACGAAGTGGAGATCGTGAAGGTTGCGCACACCAACCTGGTCGTAGTCGTTCCGGGCTTGGGCGACGACATCCAGGCGATCAAGGCGGGGATCCTCGAAATCGCCGACATATTCGTCGTGAACAAGTCGGACCGCGAGGGCGCGGATAAAACGAGGCGCGAACTGGAAACGATGGTGTCCATGAACGAATATAACGAAGGGAAGTGGGTCCCGCCGGTTCTTCAGACGGTCGCTCCCGCCGGAACGGGGCTTCCCGAACTGATGGAGGAAATCGGCCGGCACAGGCAGTACGTCTTCCAGGAAGAAAACCTGGGGCGCTACATGGCGGGAAAAGCACGCGTCGAATTGCTTGAAATCCTCAAGAAAAAGCTGGTCGAAAAGGCCGTCGACGACCTGGCGCGATCCAACCTGCTCGATCCGCTCCTCGGAGAAATCGCTGCGAAGAAGAAAGACCCTTATTCCATAGTGGAAAAGATGATCGACCACAGTTTCGCCTTCCACCTCCTCGAAAAAACGCGGCGGAACGCCTCCAAGGGGAAAAAAACGTGA
- a CDS encoding acyl-CoA dehydrogenase family protein yields the protein MDFELSQEHVTLRDMVRSFVEKEVRPFAGKWDEEGKFPHGAVRTLGDLGLMGAMVPEEYGGSGMDTVGYAIIVEELAKGDGSLALTVASHNSLCTAHILAFGSESMRRKYLPLLASGKALGAWALTEPGSGSDSLNMRTKAEWKGDRWVINGSKMFITQGSVGSVYVILAVTDKSKGRDGVTAFMVEGGAKGLVVGKKLNKLGMRASDTAELVFEDLEVRPGNVIGEVNSGFRDTMRNLAGGRISIAALSAGIGLGALAEAVAYVKERKQFDRPISEFQAIQWMAADMATELEASELLTFRAAYLKDAGKPYVQEAAIAKLFASEAAMRATIKAVQMLGGYGYIREYPVERFMRDAKLCEIGEGTSEVQRLIIARRLIRGM from the coding sequence ATGGACTTCGAGCTGTCGCAGGAGCACGTAACCTTGAGGGACATGGTCCGCTCCTTCGTCGAGAAGGAAGTGCGTCCATTCGCAGGAAAGTGGGACGAAGAAGGGAAGTTCCCCCACGGAGCCGTACGCACCCTCGGCGACCTCGGGCTCATGGGGGCGATGGTCCCCGAGGAATACGGCGGATCGGGGATGGACACCGTCGGATATGCCATCATCGTCGAGGAACTGGCGAAGGGGGACGGCTCGCTGGCGCTCACCGTGGCTTCCCACAACTCCCTCTGCACCGCGCACATCCTCGCTTTCGGCTCGGAGTCGATGCGGAGGAAATATCTCCCGCTGCTCGCATCCGGCAAGGCGCTCGGCGCCTGGGCGCTCACGGAACCCGGATCGGGCTCCGATTCGTTGAACATGCGGACAAAGGCGGAGTGGAAGGGAGACCGCTGGGTAATCAACGGGAGCAAGATGTTCATCACGCAGGGAAGCGTAGGGTCGGTTTACGTCATCCTGGCCGTGACGGACAAGTCGAAAGGTCGGGACGGCGTGACCGCCTTTATGGTGGAGGGCGGCGCAAAGGGTCTTGTCGTCGGAAAGAAACTGAACAAGCTCGGGATGCGCGCTTCCGACACGGCGGAACTGGTGTTCGAGGACCTGGAGGTGCGTCCGGGGAATGTGATAGGAGAGGTGAACTCCGGATTCCGCGACACGATGCGGAACCTTGCCGGGGGAAGGATCTCCATCGCCGCCCTTTCCGCGGGGATCGGCCTCGGCGCGTTGGCGGAGGCGGTCGCGTACGTAAAGGAAAGGAAACAGTTCGACCGTCCGATCTCCGAGTTCCAGGCGATTCAATGGATGGCCGCGGACATGGCGACGGAGCTGGAGGCATCCGAGCTGTTGACCTTCCGCGCCGCATATCTGAAGGACGCGGGCAAGCCGTACGTCCAGGAAGCCGCCATCGCCAAGCTGTTCGCCTCGGAGGCAGCGATGCGCGCTACGATAAAGGCGGTCCAGATGCTTGGCGGATACGGCTACATCCGCGAATATCCCGTGGAGCGTTTCATGCGCGACGCGAAGCTCTGCGAAATCGGCGAGGGGACGTCAGAGGTCCAGCGGCTTATCATCGCCCGGCGCCTGATCAGAGGCATGTAA
- a CDS encoding acyl CoA--acetate/3-ketoacid CoA transferase subunit beta, whose protein sequence is MIAQGARLLEDGKTFFVGWGIPQIVAILAQKLYVPNVVQLFEFGAVGPQSVLPFVRGTMGGPQNTFRSLQWLNMNWAFSYSASGYMDYGMLGALQVDPYGNINSTYLGGTFEKPERRFAGSGGGNQVASHCWRTVIIIKHEGRRFVPKVEFATSPGYLTGPGAREKAGLPKDTGPYRVVTSKALFGFDERTKEMTLLSVLRGLSPAEVIKDMAFRPRLAENIAEIGPPTEDELRLLREEIDPSRIIIRGEKMSAAV, encoded by the coding sequence ATGATCGCGCAGGGCGCCCGGCTGCTCGAAGACGGCAAGACGTTCTTCGTCGGCTGGGGCATCCCGCAGATCGTGGCGATCCTGGCGCAGAAGCTCTACGTGCCGAATGTCGTGCAGCTCTTCGAGTTCGGCGCCGTCGGCCCGCAATCGGTCCTCCCTTTCGTACGCGGGACGATGGGCGGACCGCAGAACACCTTCCGATCGCTCCAATGGCTCAACATGAACTGGGCCTTTTCCTATTCGGCGTCCGGATACATGGACTACGGGATGCTCGGAGCGTTGCAGGTCGATCCTTACGGGAACATCAATTCCACGTATCTGGGCGGCACTTTCGAAAAGCCGGAGCGCAGGTTCGCCGGCAGCGGCGGCGGCAACCAGGTCGCATCCCATTGCTGGAGAACGGTGATCATCATCAAGCACGAAGGCCGCCGGTTCGTCCCCAAGGTGGAGTTCGCGACCTCCCCGGGATACCTGACCGGCCCCGGCGCGCGAGAGAAGGCCGGGTTGCCGAAAGATACCGGACCTTACCGGGTCGTCACGTCGAAAGCGCTTTTTGGTTTCGACGAACGGACCAAGGAGATGACGCTTTTGTCCGTCCTGCGGGGATTGTCTCCCGCCGAAGTGATCAAGGACATGGCGTTCCGGCCCAGGCTCGCCGAAAACATTGCGGAGATCGGTCCGCCTACCGAAGACGAGCTTCGCCTGCTGCGCGAAGAGATCGACCCCTCCCGGATCATCATCCGGGGCGAAAAGATGTCCGCTGCCGTTTGA
- the cobO gene encoding cob(I)yrinic acid a,c-diamide adenosyltransferase, which produces MQGNMGRGYIQVYTGKGKGKTTAALGLAVRASGHGLRTVIIQFMKGWIDYGELKGVRMLDPYVEIHQAGRDTFVNRNNPDPEDIRLAMEGWDLAKRLIRDGKWDIVVLDEINCAMDFGLIPVEEVLAAMKGKPEGMELILTGRGAPEAVIEAADLVTEMREVKHYYDKGVDARVGVER; this is translated from the coding sequence ATGCAAGGAAACATGGGCCGGGGATACATACAGGTCTACACGGGCAAGGGGAAGGGGAAGACCACGGCCGCGTTGGGGTTGGCGGTCCGCGCGTCGGGGCACGGCCTCCGGACCGTTATCATCCAATTCATGAAGGGATGGATCGATTACGGCGAACTCAAGGGGGTACGGATGCTGGATCCGTACGTCGAGATCCACCAGGCCGGAAGGGACACGTTCGTGAACAGGAATAACCCGGACCCCGAGGACATCCGGCTTGCGATGGAGGGATGGGACCTTGCGAAGCGGCTCATCCGCGACGGGAAATGGGACATCGTGGTTCTCGACGAGATCAATTGCGCGATGGATTTCGGCCTGATCCCGGTTGAGGAAGTCCTTGCGGCGATGAAAGGCAAGCCGGAAGGCATGGAACTGATCCTGACCGGGAGAGGGGCGCCGGAGGCCGTGATCGAGGCCGCCGACCTGGTTACGGAGATGCGTGAAGTCAAACACTACTATGACAAGGGCGTCGACGCCCGCGTGGGCGTCGAACGGTAG